One Ignisphaera sp. DNA window includes the following coding sequences:
- a CDS encoding DUF211 domain-containing protein, translating to MGLVKIVMQAFKILDGTTIIEVANQVLKLNGVKSVDIKINDVDSESIHLTISIEGIDLDFEKIRNVLESMNTMVSNVDEVIMTKD from the coding sequence ATGGGTTTAGTAAAAATTGTGATGCAGGCTTTTAAGATACTTGATGGAACAACAATTATTGAAGTAGCTAATCAAGTATTGAAGCTTAATGGTGTTAAGAGTGTTGATATAAAGATCAATGATGTGGATTCCGAGTCTATTCATCTGACAATATCTATTGAGGGAATTGACCTAGATTTTGAGAAGATAAGGAATGTGTTAGAGAGTATGAATACTATGGTAAGTAATGTTGATGAAGTTATAATGACTAAGGATTGA
- a CDS encoding TIGR00269 family protein, which produces MILPEDTVLIGISGGKDSYVLLRILAEIHSTSKIVGLMIEEGIRGYNRADVFSFLKKICNEIGVDCLITSIRKELGYSVDDFNSLQLERYDKPKISACTYCGIARRRILNAYARMLGADKVATGHNLDDEVQTYLINILRGDIMRLVQLHPLSVTHSKLLVKRVKPLRTIYEYETSFLAYIENFRFQEVECPYILQRPTLRSRVREMVKELERSYPDIQIRFLRYIDSVLEPLVKSSNEKAVNLPLCSQCGEPTSPSRNICKFCELINSIVSNK; this is translated from the coding sequence ATGATATTACCTGAAGATACTGTATTAATAGGGATCTCAGGAGGAAAAGATAGTTATGTATTGCTAAGGATATTAGCTGAAATCCATAGTACTTCGAAAATTGTTGGCTTAATGATTGAAGAAGGCATCCGCGGGTATAACAGAGCTGATGTATTTAGTTTCTTGAAAAAAATATGTAATGAAATTGGTGTTGATTGTTTAATTACTAGTATTAGAAAAGAACTTGGTTATAGTGTAGACGATTTCAATTCTCTACAATTAGAAAGGTATGATAAACCCAAAATAAGTGCTTGTACATATTGTGGTATTGCAAGGAGAAGAATTTTAAATGCCTATGCCAGAATGCTAGGTGCAGATAAAGTTGCTACTGGACATAACCTAGATGATGAAGTTCAGACTTATTTGATAAACATATTGAGGGGTGATATAATGAGACTCGTACAGCTACACCCTCTAAGTGTGACCCACAGTAAATTACTTGTGAAAAGAGTTAAACCACTTCGAACAATATATGAATATGAGACATCATTCCTAGCATACATAGAGAATTTTAGATTTCAGGAGGTGGAATGTCCATACATTTTGCAGAGACCTACACTAAGATCAAGGGTTCGGGAAATGGTTAAAGAATTGGAAAGAAGCTATCCCGATATTCAAATTAGATTTTTGAGATATATAGACAGTGTTTTAGAACCTTTGGTTAAATCAAGCAATGAAAAAGCTGTGAATTTACCCCTATGTTCCCAATGCGGAGAACCGACATCACCAAGCAGGAATATATGCAAATTCTGTGAATTGATAAATAGCATTGTATCAAATAAATGA
- a CDS encoding ribosomal protein L13e produces the protein MATECCVTIEVPPPKVKRVSLVAFRGIELGFKIGRGYSLGELKEAGLNYKIARQLNIPIDLRRRSAHKENVENLKRFLEQVKELVDAKKAKPARIVIATTAQQ, from the coding sequence ATGGCTACAGAATGTTGCGTTACGATTGAGGTTCCACCGCCAAAGGTTAAAAGAGTATCATTGGTGGCGTTCAGAGGAATTGAACTTGGATTCAAGATTGGGAGAGGATACAGTCTAGGGGAATTAAAAGAAGCTGGATTAAATTACAAAATAGCTAGACAACTTAATATCCCCATAGATCTAAGAAGAAGAAGCGCTCATAAAGAGAATGTTGAAAATCTTAAGAGGTTTCTAGAACAAGTAAAGGAACTTGTTGATGCAAAGAAGGCTAAGCCGGCAAGAATAGTTATAGCTACAACTGCTCAACAATGA
- the hjc gene encoding Holliday junction resolvase Hjc — protein sequence MSDASVKRIKSSGISAEHELVRKLWKMGFAVIRGPASGAKIKRGIYPDLVALKDSKIFVFEVKRRKELKTIYIEAKQVLKIIEFARRAGGEPLLAIKIDSLKTWKVIELNKILAGETASNKNIRIGKEVIESAEELFTYLSRKFSIGLDKFINPRSMSENSL from the coding sequence ATGTCTGATGCCAGTGTAAAAAGAATTAAGAGTAGTGGAATCAGCGCAGAGCATGAACTAGTCAGGAAGTTGTGGAAAATGGGTTTCGCTGTTATTAGAGGGCCTGCTAGTGGAGCCAAAATAAAGAGGGGGATATACCCAGATCTAGTCGCATTAAAAGATTCCAAGATATTCGTTTTCGAGGTTAAAAGACGAAAGGAATTGAAAACAATTTATATAGAGGCTAAGCAAGTTCTTAAAATCATTGAATTTGCTAGAAGAGCTGGTGGAGAACCCTTACTTGCAATAAAAATAGACTCATTAAAGACATGGAAGGTCATAGAACTAAATAAAATTTTAGCAGGCGAAACTGCATCAAATAAAAATATTAGAATTGGAAAGGAGGTTATAGAAAGCGCTGAAGAACTCTTTACATACCTCTCAAGAAAGTTCTCCATAGGATTGGACAAATTCATAAACCCAAGATCTATGTCTGAGAATAGCTTATAA
- a CDS encoding ATPase, T2SS/T4P/T4SS family, producing the protein MVKIAFEDVYIPDVSVVIARSLSKIVKRGLVKGRIVIPKELIAYFEAMARDGSAIGYIGLQELAEVRNYDMEEIGIVVEVVEGGFREIKELSIDIVNGIVRDLAKKLGGKVITKDSLQQLVCKAMGIDVLFVEEKDGEELWFEKYMDEETLSLHIKEGAPIMAKKGRPGDWKLIPVNDLSVTKAEAEMLIEDIVRRARSGEGIIEAERQGLMLIQLKDYRIVIVAPPVSLTYEITITKPIVKLRLEDYNLPEKLVKRLNEKAEGILIAGAPGMGKTTFAQALAEYYARMGKIVKTIESPRDMRLPSTVAQYSKHYASSKDLHDILLLSRSDYTVFDEMRDDEDFAIYTDLRLAGIGMIGVVHATSPIDAIQRFIRRVDIGMIPSIIDTVIFIDRGRVSKVYELALTVRLPTGLREADLARPVVEVRDFLTNELEYEIYVFGEQTVVVPVRKIHGEIVAERALNVVRRLMPYANVDISGKTITVSIPRTFYNSNTLKILRKIRKKLDKMGFEIDLKLS; encoded by the coding sequence ATGGTCAAAATAGCCTTTGAGGATGTGTATATTCCTGATGTATCAGTTGTTATTGCGAGGAGTTTGTCTAAAATAGTGAAGAGAGGTTTAGTCAAAGGAAGGATTGTTATACCCAAAGAGCTTATAGCATATTTTGAGGCTATGGCCAGAGACGGTAGTGCTATTGGATATATTGGCTTGCAGGAGTTGGCGGAGGTGAGGAATTATGATATGGAGGAGATAGGTATAGTTGTAGAGGTTGTTGAGGGAGGGTTTAGAGAGATAAAGGAACTTAGTATAGATATTGTAAATGGTATTGTAAGGGATTTGGCGAAAAAGCTAGGCGGCAAAGTTATTACCAAGGACTCTTTGCAACAACTGGTTTGTAAAGCGATGGGTATAGATGTGCTGTTTGTTGAAGAGAAAGATGGTGAGGAATTGTGGTTTGAAAAATATATGGATGAAGAAACATTGAGTCTGCATATAAAGGAGGGAGCACCTATCATGGCTAAGAAGGGAAGACCTGGTGACTGGAAACTTATTCCAGTTAATGATTTGTCTGTAACTAAGGCTGAGGCTGAGATGCTTATTGAGGATATAGTTAGGAGGGCTAGGAGTGGAGAGGGTATTATTGAGGCTGAGCGTCAAGGTCTAATGCTGATTCAGTTAAAGGATTATAGAATAGTGATTGTAGCTCCGCCTGTATCATTGACATATGAGATCACAATTACTAAGCCTATTGTAAAGCTGAGGCTGGAGGACTACAACTTGCCTGAGAAGCTTGTTAAGAGGTTAAATGAAAAGGCAGAGGGGATATTAATTGCAGGAGCGCCTGGTATGGGAAAAACAACCTTTGCACAAGCCCTAGCAGAGTACTATGCTAGGATGGGAAAGATTGTGAAAACAATTGAATCTCCGAGAGACATGAGGTTACCGTCAACTGTAGCACAATATTCAAAGCATTATGCTTCTTCGAAAGATCTTCATGATATACTTTTGCTAAGCAGATCAGACTACACGGTTTTCGATGAGATGAGGGATGACGAGGACTTTGCTATATACACAGATCTGCGATTGGCGGGGATAGGTATGATAGGGGTTGTTCATGCAACATCGCCAATAGATGCTATACAGAGATTTATTAGACGTGTTGATATAGGTATGATACCAAGTATAATAGACACTGTAATATTTATAGATAGAGGCAGGGTCTCAAAGGTATACGAACTAGCACTTACAGTGAGGTTACCAACAGGCTTAAGGGAGGCAGATCTTGCAAGACCTGTTGTCGAGGTTAGAGACTTTCTAACAAATGAGCTAGAATACGAGATATATGTGTTTGGAGAGCAAACAGTTGTGGTTCCTGTCAGGAAAATACATGGCGAAATAGTTGCTGAAAGGGCTTTAAATGTTGTGAGAAGGCTTATGCCTTATGCCAATGTTGATATAAGTGGCAAGACAATTACAGTTTCTATACCTAGAACATTTTACAACTCCAACACTTTAAAAATACTGAGAAAAATAAGGAAGAAGTTAGATAAAATGGGTTTTGAAATAGACTTAAAGCTCTCATAA
- a CDS encoding nucleotidyltransferase, with the protein MAKAVKELAKEGIEGIIIGDTCLNIELGNKSFEGDIDLFVTSMSPLVEADKIYDIAKNRGWSTGVTILGTPSIAMPVNDEEVVIELFENVMDFYIPQELIELCRQEYEIGGERVSCLSKECWIVLKARRGSNQDLAKLSLVVDLIKRNEIKIDKNKMKNAIEVFEDEAQHIYERLRNLGFNI; encoded by the coding sequence ATTGCAAAGGCTGTTAAGGAGCTAGCCAAGGAGGGTATAGAAGGGATTATAATTGGAGATACATGTTTAAACATCGAGCTTGGAAACAAATCATTTGAGGGAGACATAGACTTATTCGTAACTTCTATGAGCCCATTAGTAGAAGCAGATAAAATATATGACATAGCTAAAAATAGGGGTTGGAGCACAGGCGTTACAATACTTGGAACACCATCAATAGCTATGCCTGTAAATGATGAAGAAGTGGTTATCGAGCTTTTTGAAAATGTTATGGATTTTTATATACCACAAGAATTGATAGAGCTGTGTCGGCAAGAATATGAGATAGGTGGCGAAAGAGTTTCATGCTTATCAAAAGAGTGTTGGATTGTGCTGAAAGCAAGAAGAGGCTCGAATCAAGATCTTGCTAAGCTATCTCTAGTAGTTGATCTTATCAAAAGAAATGAGATAAAGATCGATAAAAATAAAATGAAGAATGCCATTGAGGTTTTTGAAGATGAAGCGCAACACATATATGAAAGGCTAAGAAATCTAGGCTTCAACATTTAA
- a CDS encoding 50S ribosomal protein L40e: protein MPVTDPELMKIVEARILNKKVCRKCGALNPPTATRCRRCRSTNLRFKRKQVAMKK from the coding sequence ATGCCTGTTACAGATCCAGAGCTGATGAAGATTGTTGAAGCAAGGATTTTAAACAAGAAGGTATGTCGAAAGTGCGGTGCTTTGAACCCGCCAACAGCAACTAGATGCAGAAGATGTAGAAGCACTAACCTTAGATTTAAGAGGAAGCAGGTCGCTATGAAGAAGTAG
- a CDS encoding transcription elongation factor, whose product MRIPLDTICVKSGVLCPRCRRLVDSGTYTQREVEIMKHLLELEERDPNYKFLKDTTYVKSYETNSMIITILEADDLIPQSMLVKLGKTLSEKIGMKVRVIRKADPKTLIAQIIAPARMHGVNSVWTPDGDVQHIIRISRYDARFLPLEVKELEQLLATIFHENYRIKIF is encoded by the coding sequence ATGAGAATACCCCTCGACACAATATGCGTTAAAAGTGGTGTTTTATGCCCTAGATGTAGAAGACTGGTAGACAGCGGTACCTATACTCAAAGAGAAGTAGAGATAATGAAGCATTTGCTTGAGCTAGAAGAACGGGATCCAAACTATAAATTCCTCAAAGACACTACATACGTAAAGAGTTATGAGACGAATTCCATGATAATAACAATATTGGAAGCAGATGATTTAATACCACAATCAATGTTGGTAAAGCTTGGAAAAACACTAAGTGAAAAAATTGGGATGAAAGTACGAGTAATAAGAAAGGCTGATCCAAAAACCCTAATAGCTCAAATAATAGCACCAGCAAGAATGCATGGGGTTAACAGTGTCTGGACACCTGATGGAGATGTCCAGCATATCATTAGAATATCGAGATACGACGCAAGATTTTTACCTTTGGAGGTTAAAGAATTAGAGCAACTTCTTGCAACAATATTTCATGAAAACTATAGAATCAAAATATTCTAA
- the dph5 gene encoding diphthine synthase, translating into MLRLIGLGLSIDFIPLGNLKKLLMCDKIIVDSYTSVWFPHIGILIKLLLDMKKEVVVAKRDMLEGKAIDSILGESSRRDVCIAVIGDPLIATTHHTIVVEALKKGVEIDVSPATSIFNTAISISCLQAYRFGKIATIVSSKNGIVYEYPLIVLKNNRSQNLHTLFLLEVDVEQGYYMKPNEAVKTLIDIQKRQGEDILSNNDIVIVIADALSNRQRIVVLKMEEVIKKEFTENTLYTLIIPAKSLHPIEEECLKMLSNKELYKPALNEKDLNNITKSLFKEANCN; encoded by the coding sequence ATGCTTCGGCTTATTGGCTTAGGCCTATCAATCGATTTCATACCACTAGGCAACTTAAAGAAACTATTGATGTGTGATAAAATAATTGTGGATTCTTATACAAGTGTATGGTTTCCACACATAGGAATTTTAATAAAGCTTTTATTAGATATGAAAAAAGAGGTTGTTGTTGCCAAGAGAGATATGTTAGAAGGTAAGGCTATAGATTCTATTTTAGGAGAGTCTTCAAGAAGAGATGTATGTATAGCTGTAATTGGAGATCCATTAATTGCAACAACTCATCATACTATAGTTGTTGAGGCACTTAAAAAAGGTGTTGAAATTGACGTATCCCCCGCAACATCAATATTCAACACAGCGATTTCAATATCATGTTTACAAGCATATAGATTTGGAAAAATAGCTACTATTGTGAGTAGCAAAAATGGTATAGTATATGAGTATCCACTTATTGTTTTAAAGAATAATCGCAGTCAAAACCTGCATACACTATTCTTATTAGAAGTTGATGTGGAGCAGGGATATTATATGAAGCCCAATGAGGCGGTAAAAACGCTTATAGATATTCAGAAGAGGCAAGGGGAAGATATTTTATCAAATAATGATATTGTAATAGTAATAGCGGATGCGCTAAGCAACAGACAAAGAATAGTAGTGCTAAAAATGGAGGAGGTTATCAAGAAAGAGTTCACTGAAAATACATTATACACACTTATAATACCTGCGAAAAGTCTTCACCCAATTGAAGAAGAGTGTTTAAAAATGCTAAGCAATAAAGAGTTATATAAGCCAGCATTAAACGAAAAAGATCTAAACAATATAACCAAATCACTATTTAAAGAAGCTAATTGTAATTAG
- a CDS encoding HD domain-containing protein, with protein sequence MHKYRSKILNSAGAKKIYDEVHGYIDLTEVELKIVDTPYFQRLRYVKQLAVAWYVYPGATHTRFSHSIGATHLMGLVAEKLAELGYIHSFDDVQMLRLSALLHDIGHTPFSHAIEPFYKDLLGLGHEEITRMIILESEIRDILDYFGYDPKTITAVIEGRYREPIYNQLLSSDIDVDRMDYLIRDAIHTGVTYGIIDLQRIISTLVVDGDGNIAILDKGI encoded by the coding sequence TTGCATAAGTATAGAAGCAAGATTTTGAATAGCGCTGGCGCAAAGAAGATCTACGACGAAGTTCATGGCTACATAGATCTAACAGAAGTTGAACTCAAAATTGTTGATACACCCTATTTTCAGAGACTTAGATATGTAAAGCAACTAGCAGTGGCATGGTATGTCTATCCTGGCGCAACTCATACAAGATTTAGTCATAGTATTGGCGCAACTCATTTGATGGGTTTAGTAGCAGAAAAACTTGCAGAACTAGGCTATATACATTCATTTGACGATGTTCAGATGCTTAGATTGTCTGCACTTCTCCACGATATAGGGCATACACCGTTTAGCCATGCTATTGAGCCCTTTTACAAAGATTTGCTTGGCCTAGGCCATGAAGAAATCACTAGGATGATTATATTGGAGAGCGAAATTAGGGATATTCTTGACTATTTTGGCTATGACCCAAAAACAATTACGGCTGTGATAGAGGGTAGATATAGAGAGCCTATATATAATCAGCTTTTATCTAGCGATATAGATGTTGATAGAATGGACTATCTAATAAGAGATGCTATACATACTGGTGTAACCTATGGGATAATAGATCTGCAAAGAATAATATCTACACTTGTTGTGGATGGCGATGGGAATATAGCTATATTGGATAAGGGTATAGA
- the aspS gene encoding aspartate--tRNA(Asn) ligase — translation METKYKNVMCGNITKEFSGKDVVIAGWVHQIRDLGGKKFIVVRDFSGIVQVTISKDSASKELLDIAEELTFESVVQVRGLVKEDPRAPRGVEIVPYEIKLLNVAKKPLPLDVSGKVPADIDTRLRERVLDLRRAEMRSIVRIGDTVLKTVREVLREYGFVEVFTPKIIASATEGGASLFPVIYFGKEAFLAQSPQLYKELLAASLERVFEIAPAWRAEESDTPYHLAEFISIDIEAAFMNYEDVMKILENVVYEIVKAVKEENEDDLKILNYELPNISLPLPRIKYVDAIKMLRDKGVYVEPGEDLSTTHLRILSESIESPLYFIVEFPTKVRAFYTKPKDDDPMYSESFDLIWKHLELASGSSRIHRKDQLIEALKERGLNVDSFSFFIKWFDYGMPPHAGWGLGYSRLMLMLTGRSNVKEVTLFPRDKKRLTP, via the coding sequence ATGGAAACCAAATACAAGAATGTTATGTGCGGCAATATTACGAAGGAGTTCAGCGGAAAAGATGTTGTGATAGCGGGATGGGTTCACCAGATAAGGGATCTTGGAGGAAAGAAATTCATAGTTGTCAGAGATTTTAGTGGGATCGTACAGGTTACCATATCAAAGGATAGTGCATCGAAAGAATTATTGGATATCGCTGAAGAACTTACTTTTGAATCTGTTGTTCAAGTAAGGGGTCTTGTTAAAGAGGATCCTAGGGCGCCTAGAGGTGTTGAGATAGTCCCATACGAGATTAAGTTGCTAAATGTGGCAAAGAAGCCTCTACCACTTGATGTAAGTGGTAAGGTTCCTGCCGATATCGATACAAGACTTAGAGAAAGAGTTCTAGATCTGAGAAGAGCTGAGATGAGATCGATTGTTAGAATAGGTGATACAGTATTAAAGACTGTTAGAGAAGTGCTGCGAGAATATGGATTTGTAGAGGTTTTTACACCAAAAATCATAGCTTCTGCCACAGAAGGTGGTGCAAGCCTATTTCCAGTAATATACTTCGGGAAAGAAGCTTTTCTGGCTCAAAGTCCGCAGCTTTACAAAGAGCTTTTGGCAGCATCGCTTGAAAGGGTGTTTGAAATAGCTCCTGCATGGCGAGCTGAGGAAAGTGATACCCCATATCATCTGGCAGAGTTCATAAGCATAGATATAGAAGCTGCATTCATGAACTACGAAGATGTTATGAAAATCCTTGAAAATGTTGTTTACGAGATTGTAAAAGCTGTCAAAGAAGAGAATGAGGATGATCTCAAGATATTAAACTATGAATTGCCAAATATTTCTCTGCCTTTGCCAAGAATAAAATACGTTGATGCCATTAAAATGCTTAGAGATAAAGGAGTTTACGTGGAGCCCGGTGAAGACCTGTCAACAACTCATTTGAGAATTTTAAGCGAGTCTATAGAATCTCCGCTATATTTCATTGTAGAGTTCCCAACTAAAGTAAGAGCCTTTTACACAAAACCGAAGGATGATGACCCCATGTATAGCGAAAGTTTCGATTTGATATGGAAGCATCTAGAGCTGGCCTCTGGCAGCTCTAGAATACATAGAAAGGACCAGTTAATAGAGGCGCTAAAAGAACGTGGATTAAATGTTGATAGCTTTAGCTTCTTCATAAAGTGGTTTGACTATGGAATGCCTCCCCACGCTGGATGGGGCCTGGGCTACTCAAGACTAATGCTTATGCTCACCGGTAGAAGTAATGTTAAGGAAGTTACGCTGTTCCCAAGAGACAAAAAGAGGTTGACCCCCTAG
- the truD gene encoding tRNA pseudouridine(13) synthase TruD, translating into MNFLTTSLLDILLGLQVYTYPNISTRSESLGGIFVWIERPEGFVVTENVNLINLKEVFDRLSKSPMQIDRDANNRYCVYVAKKQNIDSMSLGYLLKSSLNCNDFEVLGLKDAYAIAYQAVVLSGCRKHESSVKMISSSAIIEAYLWFCSLSRPFLMHNSNKFDIKIALDPHAALDDLIRAINTLKDHDYQFLNFFGYQRFGSRRPITHILGKALIKEDFELFLKVLCKSPPKKSAMLYRSLEDRLCRADNHRIDEELKNLLKDPMYNRIIRFFVNAYQAYLFNRLLSKVWLNVVELHNVRDGLHVLRREFRYLPLPGYNVHVGENVKRFFDEIVEIEGIDLKMFCQNKLEGLCFYGDYRESVTKAFDFDYKIESNVISLSFSLSPGSYATLLLREVMRCNPLLYT; encoded by the coding sequence TTGAACTTTTTAACAACTTCCTTGCTGGATATTTTACTTGGCTTACAAGTTTACACATATCCAAACATATCTACGCGTTCGGAATCGCTTGGAGGTATATTTGTTTGGATAGAAAGGCCAGAGGGTTTTGTGGTTACGGAGAATGTGAATCTGATCAATCTTAAGGAGGTTTTCGATAGATTATCTAAAAGTCCTATGCAAATTGATAGAGATGCGAATAACAGGTACTGTGTTTATGTAGCTAAAAAGCAGAACATCGATTCGATGTCCCTAGGGTATCTTTTGAAATCTAGCCTTAATTGCAATGATTTTGAGGTACTGGGCCTAAAAGATGCCTATGCTATAGCCTATCAGGCTGTGGTATTATCTGGGTGCAGAAAACATGAAAGTAGCGTCAAAATGATTTCTAGTTCTGCCATCATAGAGGCATATCTATGGTTTTGCAGCCTATCAAGACCATTTTTAATGCACAATTCAAATAAATTTGATATAAAGATAGCCTTAGATCCGCATGCCGCTTTAGACGATTTAATAAGAGCCATTAACACTCTTAAGGATCATGATTATCAGTTTCTAAACTTTTTTGGCTATCAAAGATTCGGATCCAGAAGACCCATTACTCATATCCTTGGCAAGGCTCTTATCAAGGAAGATTTTGAATTGTTTCTCAAAGTTTTATGCAAGAGCCCTCCAAAAAAATCAGCTATGTTATATAGGAGTTTGGAGGATCGGCTATGCCGAGCAGATAATCATCGTATTGATGAAGAGTTGAAAAATTTGTTAAAAGACCCCATGTACAACAGAATTATAAGGTTTTTTGTGAATGCATATCAAGCCTATTTATTCAATAGATTGCTTTCAAAAGTATGGCTTAATGTTGTAGAGCTACATAATGTTAGGGATGGGTTGCATGTACTGAGAAGAGAATTTAGATACCTTCCTTTGCCTGGCTACAATGTCCATGTTGGTGAGAACGTTAAAAGGTTTTTTGATGAGATTGTAGAGATAGAGGGTATAGATCTGAAAATGTTCTGCCAAAATAAACTAGAGGGGCTATGTTTCTACGGAGATTACAGAGAGTCTGTTACAAAAGCTTTTGACTTTGACTACAAAATAGAAAGCAATGTAATTTCACTTAGCTTTAGTCTTTCTCCAGGATCTTATGCTACACTATTGTTGAGAGAGGTAATGAGATGTAATCCCCTATTATATACCTAG
- the pth2 gene encoding peptidyl-tRNA hydrolase Pth2 has product MSEIKQVIVVRTDIKMGKGKLATQVAHAAVEAVLQCLEKKPCRDIIAEWRRQGQKKIVVKVKSLEELLNLKRVADELGITTVLIADAGLTQLPPGTITALGLGPAPAEIIDKVTGNLPLL; this is encoded by the coding sequence ATGAGTGAGATAAAGCAAGTCATTGTTGTTAGAACTGATATAAAAATGGGGAAAGGAAAACTGGCTACACAAGTAGCTCACGCCGCTGTTGAAGCCGTTCTGCAATGTCTTGAGAAAAAACCTTGTAGAGATATAATTGCTGAATGGAGGAGACAGGGTCAGAAGAAGATAGTCGTCAAGGTTAAAAGCCTAGAGGAGCTACTGAACTTGAAAAGAGTTGCAGATGAACTTGGGATAACTACAGTTCTAATAGCTGATGCAGGATTAACCCAGTTGCCACCAGGAACCATAACAGCATTGGGGTTAGGGCCTGCACCAGCTGAGATCATTGATAAGGTTACTGGAAACCTACCATTGTTGTAA
- a CDS encoding zinc finger domain-containing protein — MLHEIAGIRICSSCKKPIAPDEKAVSFKCPNCGGVVIWRCYKCRTMAVPYKCPNCGFEGP; from the coding sequence GTGCTTCATGAAATAGCCGGTATAAGAATATGCTCGAGCTGTAAAAAGCCTATAGCACCTGATGAGAAGGCTGTTAGCTTTAAATGTCCAAACTGTGGAGGTGTTGTTATATGGAGATGCTATAAGTGTAGAACAATGGCTGTCCCCTACAAATGTCCTAACTGTGGTTTCGAAGGGCCTTAG
- a CDS encoding elongation factor 1-beta — translation MPGNVVVVVRAYPKEVMEDFTRIIEKIQLKIKETVYALMKWEPVEIAFGYKALDLYFILPEDIEGGTENLEEIIKSVDDIDNVEVIYVTRVGA, via the coding sequence ATGCCAGGCAATGTTGTAGTTGTTGTAAGAGCTTATCCAAAAGAAGTTATGGAGGATTTCACAAGAATCATTGAGAAAATCCAGCTGAAGATTAAAGAGACAGTATATGCTTTAATGAAGTGGGAGCCTGTTGAAATAGCTTTTGGGTATAAAGCACTTGATCTATACTTCATATTGCCTGAAGACATTGAAGGCGGTACAGAAAATCTTGAGGAAATAATAAAAAGCGTTGATGATATAGACAACGTGGAAGTCATATATGTTACGAGAGTGGGTGCATAA